Proteins co-encoded in one Cynocephalus volans isolate mCynVol1 chromosome 11, mCynVol1.pri, whole genome shotgun sequence genomic window:
- the USP19 gene encoding ubiquitin carboxyl-terminal hydrolase 19 isoform X25, with product MLRWLLASRLGEDWLLVPCWRIWPQRLAKIAGPGRKRRSPDPDTVADPGALWLSTKRLKMSGGSSATDPRRGPPGLEEAASKKKQKDRANQESKDGDPRRGSVSIPQEEQTKEELLLDWRQSADEVIVKLRVGMGPLRLDEVDAAFTDTDCVVRLPGGRQWGGVFYAEIESSCTKVQARKGGLLQLALPKKVPLLTWPSLLVEAEEQLCVPPLNPQTCLLGSEENLALLAGEKTVSPRNDPVSPAMAQSVDPGKDDHVKEMAVAADVGTLVDGKEPEPMVNLAFVKNDSYEKGPDSVVVHVYVKEIHRDTSRVLFREQDFTLIFQTRDGNFLRLHLGCGPHTIFRWQVKLRNLIEPEQCTFCFTASRIDICLRKRQSQRWGGLEAPAARVGGAKVAVPTGPTPLDSTPPGGAPHPLTGQDESRAVEKDKPKARSEDTGLDGVVARTPVEHVTPKPEPHLASPKPTCMVPPMPHSPVSGDSVEEEEEEEKKVCLPGFTGLVNLGNTCFMNSVIQSLSNTRELRDFFHDRSFESEINYNNPLGTGGRLAIGFAVLLRALWKGTHHAFQPSKLKAIVASKASQFTGYAQHDAQEFMAFLLDGLHEDLNRIQNKPYTETVDSDGRPDEVVAEEAWQRHKMRNDSFIVDLFQGQYKSKLVCPVCAKVSITFDPFLYLPVPLPQKQKVLPVFYFAREPHSKPVKFLVSISKENSSASEVLDSLSQSVHVKPENLRLAEVIKNRFHRVFLPSHSLDTVSPSDVLLCFELLSPELAKERVVVLEVQQRPQVPSIPISKCAACQRKQQSEDEKLKRCTRCYRVGYCNQLCQKTHWPDHKGLCRPENIGYPFLVSVPASRLTYARLAQLLEGYARYSVSVFQPPFQPGRMALETQGPGCTTLLSTSSLEAEDSERDPIQPPELQLVTPVAEGDTGVPRAWAAPDRGPVPSTSGISSEMLASGPTEVGSLPAGEKVSRPEAAVPGYQHPSETMNAHTPQFFIYKIDTSNREQRLEDKGETLLELGDDCSLALVWRNNERLQEFVLVASKELECAEDPGSAGEAARAGHFTLDQCLNLFTRPEVLAPEEAWYCPQCKQHREASKQLLLWRLPNVLIVQLKRFSFRSFIWRDKINDLVEFPVRNLDLSKFCIGQKEEQLPSYDLYAVINHYGGMIGGHYTACARLPNDRSSQRSDVGWRLFDDSTVTTVDESQIVTRYAYVLFYRRRNSPVERPPREGHSEHHPDLGPAAEAAASQGLGPGQAPEVAPTRTAPERFAPPVDRPAPNYSNMEEVD from the exons ATGCTACGCTGGTTGCTGGCCTCCCGCCTCGGAGAGGACTG GCTGTTAGTTCCTTGCTGGAGAATTTGGCCTCAAAGACTTGCCAAGATAGCTGGGCCAGGAAGAAAGCGCCGCAGCCCTGACCCAGACACCGTTGCCGACCCTGGGGCACTCTGGCTGTCGACTAAGCGGCTCAAGATGTCTGGTGGGTCCAGTGCCACAGACCCGAGGAGGGGGCCCCCAGGACTGGAGGAGGCCGCTAGTAAGAAGAAGCAGAAGGATCGAGCAAACCAGGAGAGCAAAGATGGAGATCCCAGGAGAG GGTCAGTATCCATTCCTCAAGAGGAGCAGACCAAAGAGG AGTTGTTGCTCGATTGGAGGCAGAGTGCAGATGAAGTAATTGTCAAGCTTCGTGTAGGAATGGGTCCCCTGCGGCTGGATGAGGTGGATGCTGCTTTCACAGACACGGACTGTGTGGTGCGGCTTCCAG GTGGTCGGCAATGGGGGGGTGTCTTCTATGCTGAGATAGAAAGTTCTTGCACCAAAGTGCAGGCCCGCAAGGGTGGTCTCCTGCAGCTGGCACTGCCCAAGAAGGTGCCTCTGCTCACGTGGCCCTCTCTCCTG GTTGAGGCTGAGGAACAGCTATGTGTACCACCGCTGAACCCCCAAACCTGCCTCCTGGGCTCAGAGGAGAATTTAGCCCTTTTGGCAGGAGAGAAGACAGTGTCCCCCAGGAATGACCCAGTCTCTCCAGCCATGGCCCAGAGCGTAGACCCTGGAAAAGATGACCATGTCAAGGAGATGGCAGTGGCCGCAGATGTTGGAACCTTGGTGGATGGTAaag AGCCTGAGCCCATGGTGAACCTGGCATTTGTCAAGAATGATTCATATGAGAAGGGGCCAGATTCAGTGGTGGTGCACGTGTATGTGAAAGAGATCCACAGGGACACCTCTCGAGTACTTTTCCGCGAGCAGGACTTCACGCTCATCTTCCAGACCAG GGATGGAAACTTCCTGAGGCTGCACCTGGGGTGTGGGCCCCACACCATCTTCCGTTGGCAGGTGAAGCTCAG gaacctgattgaaccagagCAGTGCACCTTCTGTTTCACGGCCTCTCGCATCGACATCTGCCTTCGTAAGCGGCAGAGTCAGCGCTGGGGGGGCCTGGAGGCCCCAGCTGCACGAG TGGGTGGTGCAAAGGTTGCCGTGCCGACAGGTCCAACCCCTCTGGATTCAACCCCACCAGgaggtgccccccaccccctgacaGGCCAGGACGAATCCCGGGCTGTGGAGAAGGATAAACCCAAGGCTCGATCTGAGGACACAGGGCTGGATGGTGTGGTGGCCCGCACCCCTGTGGAACATGTAACCCCAAAGCCAGAGCCACACCTGGCCTCG CCCAAACCAACATGTATGGTGCCTCCGATGCCCCACAGCCCCGTGAGCGGAGACagtgtggaggaggaggaggaggaagagaagaaggtgTGTCTGCCAGGCTTCACTGGCCTTGTCAATTTAGGCAACACTTGCTTCATGAACAGCGTCATTCAGTCTCTGTCCAACACTCGAGAACTCCGGGACTTCTTCCATG ACCGCTCCTTTGAGTCCGAGATCAACTACAACAACCCGCTGGGGACTGGTGGGCGTCTGGCCATTGGCTTTGCTGTGCTGCTCCGGGCGCTGTGGAAGGGCACCCACCATGCCTTCCAACCTTCTAAGTTGAAG GCCATTGTGGCGAGCAAGGCCAGCCAGTTCACAGGCTATGCACAGCATGATGCCCAGGAATTCATGGCCTTCCTGCTGGACGGGCTGCATGAGGACCTGAATCGTATCCAGAACAAGCCCTACACAGAGACAGTGGACTCAGATGGGCGGCCTGATGAG GTGGTGGCTGAGGAAGCATGGCAGCGGCACAAGATGAGGAATGACTCTTTCATCGTGGACCTATTTCAGGGCCAGTACAAGTCGAAGCTGGTGTGCCCTGTATGTGCCAAG GTATCCATCACTTTTGACCCATTCCTTTACCTGCCAGTGCCCTTACCACAGAAGCAGAAGGTTCTCCCTGTGTTTTATTTTGCCCGAGAACCCCACAGCAAGCCTGTCAAG TTCCTGGTGAGCATTAGCAAGGAGAACTCCAGTGCAAGTGAAGTGTTGGATTCTCTCTCTCAGAGCGTCCACGTGAAGCCTGAGAACCTGCGTCTGGCTGAG GTAATTAAGAATCGCTTCCACCGTGTCTTCCTGCCCTCCCACTCACTGGACACTGTGTCCCCATCTGACGTGCTTCTCTGCTTTGAGCTGCTATCCCCAGAGTTGGCTAAGGAGCGGGTAGTGGTGCTAGAGGTGCAACAG CGCCCCCAGGTGCCCAGCATCCCCATCTCCAAGTGTGCAGCCTGCCAGCGAAAGCAGCAGTCGGAGGATGAAAAGCTGAAGCGCTGTACCCGTTGCTATCGTGTGGGCTACTGTAACCA GCTCTGCCAGAAAACACACTGGCCTGACCACAAGGGCCTCTGCCGCCCTGAGAACATTGGTTATCCCTTCCTGGTCAGTGTACCTGCCTCACGCCTCACTTATGCCCGTCTTGCTCAGCTCCTAGAGGGCTATGCCCG GTACTCTGTGAGTGTATTCCAGCCACCCTTCCAGCCTGGCCGCATGGCCTTGGAGACTCAGGGCCCTGGCTGCACCACACTGCTCTCCACTAgctccctggaggctgaggacAGTGAGAGGGACCCCATTCAGCCACCTGAGCTCCAGTTGGTGACCCCTGTAGCTGAGGGTGACACAGGGGTTCCCCGGGCATGGGCAGCCCCTGATCGGGGTCCTGTGCCCAGCACCAGTGGAATTTCTTCTGAGATGCTGGCCAGTGGGCCCACTGAGGTTGGCTCCTTGCCTGCTGGTGAGAAGGTATCCCGGCCTGAAG CTGCTGTGCCTGGGTACCAACATCCAAGTGAAACCATGAATGCCCACACACCCcagttcttcatctataaaatagacaCATCCAACCGAGAACAGCGACTAGAGGACAAAG GAGAGACCCTACTGGAGCTGGGTGATGACTGTAGCCTGGCCCTTGTCTGGCGGAACAATGAGCGCCTGCAGGAGTTTGTGCTGGTAGCCTCCAAGGAGCTGGAATGTGCTGAGGATCCAGGCTCTGCTGGGGAGGCTGCCCGTGCTGGCCACTTTACCCTGGACCAGTGCCTCAATCTCTTCACAcggcctgaggtgctggcaccTGAGGAGGCCTG GTACTGCCCACAATGCAAACAGCATCGTGAAGCCTCCAAGCAGCTGTTGCTGTGGCGCCTGCCAAATGTGCTCATCGTGCAGCTCAAGCGCTTCTCCTTTCGCAGTTTCATCTGGCGTGACAAGATCAATGACTTGGTCGAGTTCCCTGTTCG GAACCTGGACCTGAGCAAGTTCTGCATTGGTCAGAAAGAGGAGCAGTTGCCCAGCTACGACCTTTATGCTGTCATCAACCACTATGGAGGCATGATCGGTGGCCACTATACTGCGTGTGCACGCCTGCCCAATGATCGCAGCAGCCAGCGCAGTGACGTGG GCTGGCGCTTATTTGATGACAGCACGGTGACCACAGTAGACGAGAGCCAGATCGTGACGCGTTATGCCTATGTACTCTTCTACCGCCGGCGGAACTCTCCTGTGGAGAGGCCCCCCAGGGAAGGTCACTCTGAGCACCACCCAGACCTAGGCCCTGCAGCTGAGGCTGCTGCCAGCCAG GGACTAGGCCCTGGCCAGGCCCCCGAGGTGGCCCCCACGCGGACAGCCCCCGAACGCTTCGCCCCCCCTGTGGACCGCCCAGCCCCCAACTACAGCAACATGGAGGAGGTCGATTAG
- the USP19 gene encoding ubiquitin carboxyl-terminal hydrolase 19 isoform X26, whose product MLRWLLASRLGEDWLLVPCWRIWPQRLAKIAGPGRKRRSPDPDTVADPGALWLSTKRLKMSGGSSATDPRRGPPGLEEAASKKKQKDRANQESKDGDPRRGSVSIPQEEQTKEELLLDWRQSADEVIVKLRVGMGPLRLDEVDAAFTDTDCVVRLPGGRQWGGVFYAEIESSCTKVQARKGGLLQLALPKKVPLLTWPSLLVEAEEQLCVPPLNPQTCLLGSEENLALLAGEKTVSPRNDPVSPAMAQSVDPGKDDHVKEMAVAADVGTLVDEPEPMVNLAFVKNDSYEKGPDSVVVHVYVKEIHRDTSRVLFREQDFTLIFQTRDGNFLRLHLGCGPHTIFRWQVKLRNLIEPEQCTFCFTASRIDICLRKRQSQRWGGLEAPAARGAVGGAKVAVPTGPTPLDSTPPGGAPHPLTGQDESRAVEKDKPKARSEDTGLDGVVARTPVEHVTPKPEPHLASPKPTCMVPPMPHSPVSGDSVEEEEEEEKKVCLPGFTGLVNLGNTCFMNSVIQSLSNTRELRDFFHDRSFESEINYNNPLGTGGRLAIGFAVLLRALWKGTHHAFQPSKLKAIVASKASQFTGYAQHDAQEFMAFLLDGLHEDLNRIQNKPYTETVDSDGRPDEVVAEEAWQRHKMRNDSFIVDLFQGQYKSKLVCPVCAKVSITFDPFLYLPVPLPQKQKVLPVFYFAREPHSKPVKFLVSISKENSSASEVLDSLSQSVHVKPENLRLAEVIKNRFHRVFLPSHSLDTVSPSDVLLCFELLSPELAKERVVVLEVQQRPQVPSIPISKCAACQRKQQSEDEKLKRCTRCYRVGYCNQLCQKTHWPDHKGLCRPENIGYPFLVSVPASRLTYARLAQLLEGYARYSVSVFQPPFQPGRMALETQGPGCTTLLSTSSLEAEDSERDPIQPPELQLVTPVAEGDTGVPRAWAAPDRGPVPSTSGISSEMLASGPTEVGSLPAGEKVSRPEAAVPGYQHPSETMNAHTPQFFIYKIDTSNREQRLEDKGETLLELGDDCSLALVWRNNERLQEFVLVASKELECAEDPGSAGEAARAGHFTLDQCLNLFTRPEVLAPEEAWYCPQCKQHREASKQLLLWRLPNVLIVQLKRFSFRSFIWRDKINDLVEFPVRNLDLSKFCIGQKEEQLPSYDLYAVINHYGGMIGGHYTACARLPNDRSSQRSDVGWRLFDDSTVTTVDESQIVTRYAYVLFYRRRNSPVERPPREGHSEHHPDLGPAAEAAASQGLGPGQAPEVAPTRTAPERFAPPVDRPAPNYSNMEEVD is encoded by the exons ATGCTACGCTGGTTGCTGGCCTCCCGCCTCGGAGAGGACTG GCTGTTAGTTCCTTGCTGGAGAATTTGGCCTCAAAGACTTGCCAAGATAGCTGGGCCAGGAAGAAAGCGCCGCAGCCCTGACCCAGACACCGTTGCCGACCCTGGGGCACTCTGGCTGTCGACTAAGCGGCTCAAGATGTCTGGTGGGTCCAGTGCCACAGACCCGAGGAGGGGGCCCCCAGGACTGGAGGAGGCCGCTAGTAAGAAGAAGCAGAAGGATCGAGCAAACCAGGAGAGCAAAGATGGAGATCCCAGGAGAG GGTCAGTATCCATTCCTCAAGAGGAGCAGACCAAAGAGG AGTTGTTGCTCGATTGGAGGCAGAGTGCAGATGAAGTAATTGTCAAGCTTCGTGTAGGAATGGGTCCCCTGCGGCTGGATGAGGTGGATGCTGCTTTCACAGACACGGACTGTGTGGTGCGGCTTCCAG GTGGTCGGCAATGGGGGGGTGTCTTCTATGCTGAGATAGAAAGTTCTTGCACCAAAGTGCAGGCCCGCAAGGGTGGTCTCCTGCAGCTGGCACTGCCCAAGAAGGTGCCTCTGCTCACGTGGCCCTCTCTCCTG GTTGAGGCTGAGGAACAGCTATGTGTACCACCGCTGAACCCCCAAACCTGCCTCCTGGGCTCAGAGGAGAATTTAGCCCTTTTGGCAGGAGAGAAGACAGTGTCCCCCAGGAATGACCCAGTCTCTCCAGCCATGGCCCAGAGCGTAGACCCTGGAAAAGATGACCATGTCAAGGAGATGGCAGTGGCCGCAGATGTTGGAACCTTGGTGGATG AGCCTGAGCCCATGGTGAACCTGGCATTTGTCAAGAATGATTCATATGAGAAGGGGCCAGATTCAGTGGTGGTGCACGTGTATGTGAAAGAGATCCACAGGGACACCTCTCGAGTACTTTTCCGCGAGCAGGACTTCACGCTCATCTTCCAGACCAG GGATGGAAACTTCCTGAGGCTGCACCTGGGGTGTGGGCCCCACACCATCTTCCGTTGGCAGGTGAAGCTCAG gaacctgattgaaccagagCAGTGCACCTTCTGTTTCACGGCCTCTCGCATCGACATCTGCCTTCGTAAGCGGCAGAGTCAGCGCTGGGGGGGCCTGGAGGCCCCAGCTGCACGAG GTGCAGTGGGTGGTGCAAAGGTTGCCGTGCCGACAGGTCCAACCCCTCTGGATTCAACCCCACCAGgaggtgccccccaccccctgacaGGCCAGGACGAATCCCGGGCTGTGGAGAAGGATAAACCCAAGGCTCGATCTGAGGACACAGGGCTGGATGGTGTGGTGGCCCGCACCCCTGTGGAACATGTAACCCCAAAGCCAGAGCCACACCTGGCCTCG CCCAAACCAACATGTATGGTGCCTCCGATGCCCCACAGCCCCGTGAGCGGAGACagtgtggaggaggaggaggaggaagagaagaaggtgTGTCTGCCAGGCTTCACTGGCCTTGTCAATTTAGGCAACACTTGCTTCATGAACAGCGTCATTCAGTCTCTGTCCAACACTCGAGAACTCCGGGACTTCTTCCATG ACCGCTCCTTTGAGTCCGAGATCAACTACAACAACCCGCTGGGGACTGGTGGGCGTCTGGCCATTGGCTTTGCTGTGCTGCTCCGGGCGCTGTGGAAGGGCACCCACCATGCCTTCCAACCTTCTAAGTTGAAG GCCATTGTGGCGAGCAAGGCCAGCCAGTTCACAGGCTATGCACAGCATGATGCCCAGGAATTCATGGCCTTCCTGCTGGACGGGCTGCATGAGGACCTGAATCGTATCCAGAACAAGCCCTACACAGAGACAGTGGACTCAGATGGGCGGCCTGATGAG GTGGTGGCTGAGGAAGCATGGCAGCGGCACAAGATGAGGAATGACTCTTTCATCGTGGACCTATTTCAGGGCCAGTACAAGTCGAAGCTGGTGTGCCCTGTATGTGCCAAG GTATCCATCACTTTTGACCCATTCCTTTACCTGCCAGTGCCCTTACCACAGAAGCAGAAGGTTCTCCCTGTGTTTTATTTTGCCCGAGAACCCCACAGCAAGCCTGTCAAG TTCCTGGTGAGCATTAGCAAGGAGAACTCCAGTGCAAGTGAAGTGTTGGATTCTCTCTCTCAGAGCGTCCACGTGAAGCCTGAGAACCTGCGTCTGGCTGAG GTAATTAAGAATCGCTTCCACCGTGTCTTCCTGCCCTCCCACTCACTGGACACTGTGTCCCCATCTGACGTGCTTCTCTGCTTTGAGCTGCTATCCCCAGAGTTGGCTAAGGAGCGGGTAGTGGTGCTAGAGGTGCAACAG CGCCCCCAGGTGCCCAGCATCCCCATCTCCAAGTGTGCAGCCTGCCAGCGAAAGCAGCAGTCGGAGGATGAAAAGCTGAAGCGCTGTACCCGTTGCTATCGTGTGGGCTACTGTAACCA GCTCTGCCAGAAAACACACTGGCCTGACCACAAGGGCCTCTGCCGCCCTGAGAACATTGGTTATCCCTTCCTGGTCAGTGTACCTGCCTCACGCCTCACTTATGCCCGTCTTGCTCAGCTCCTAGAGGGCTATGCCCG GTACTCTGTGAGTGTATTCCAGCCACCCTTCCAGCCTGGCCGCATGGCCTTGGAGACTCAGGGCCCTGGCTGCACCACACTGCTCTCCACTAgctccctggaggctgaggacAGTGAGAGGGACCCCATTCAGCCACCTGAGCTCCAGTTGGTGACCCCTGTAGCTGAGGGTGACACAGGGGTTCCCCGGGCATGGGCAGCCCCTGATCGGGGTCCTGTGCCCAGCACCAGTGGAATTTCTTCTGAGATGCTGGCCAGTGGGCCCACTGAGGTTGGCTCCTTGCCTGCTGGTGAGAAGGTATCCCGGCCTGAAG CTGCTGTGCCTGGGTACCAACATCCAAGTGAAACCATGAATGCCCACACACCCcagttcttcatctataaaatagacaCATCCAACCGAGAACAGCGACTAGAGGACAAAG GAGAGACCCTACTGGAGCTGGGTGATGACTGTAGCCTGGCCCTTGTCTGGCGGAACAATGAGCGCCTGCAGGAGTTTGTGCTGGTAGCCTCCAAGGAGCTGGAATGTGCTGAGGATCCAGGCTCTGCTGGGGAGGCTGCCCGTGCTGGCCACTTTACCCTGGACCAGTGCCTCAATCTCTTCACAcggcctgaggtgctggcaccTGAGGAGGCCTG GTACTGCCCACAATGCAAACAGCATCGTGAAGCCTCCAAGCAGCTGTTGCTGTGGCGCCTGCCAAATGTGCTCATCGTGCAGCTCAAGCGCTTCTCCTTTCGCAGTTTCATCTGGCGTGACAAGATCAATGACTTGGTCGAGTTCCCTGTTCG GAACCTGGACCTGAGCAAGTTCTGCATTGGTCAGAAAGAGGAGCAGTTGCCCAGCTACGACCTTTATGCTGTCATCAACCACTATGGAGGCATGATCGGTGGCCACTATACTGCGTGTGCACGCCTGCCCAATGATCGCAGCAGCCAGCGCAGTGACGTGG GCTGGCGCTTATTTGATGACAGCACGGTGACCACAGTAGACGAGAGCCAGATCGTGACGCGTTATGCCTATGTACTCTTCTACCGCCGGCGGAACTCTCCTGTGGAGAGGCCCCCCAGGGAAGGTCACTCTGAGCACCACCCAGACCTAGGCCCTGCAGCTGAGGCTGCTGCCAGCCAG GGACTAGGCCCTGGCCAGGCCCCCGAGGTGGCCCCCACGCGGACAGCCCCCGAACGCTTCGCCCCCCCTGTGGACCGCCCAGCCCCCAACTACAGCAACATGGAGGAGGTCGATTAG